In Vibrio crassostreae, one DNA window encodes the following:
- a CDS encoding aspartate aminotransferase family protein has product MTITNQEPVVNAAHFRSEGDVNTTPAREKWNESLNDDATQAMLKRDSDVFLHQAMSTPCLDTLEAAEGIYIQDTSGKKYMDFHGNNVHQLGYGHPHIINKVTQQMASLPFSPRRFTNETAVQCAEKLTQICGGDLNRVLFAPGGTSVIGMALKLARHITNNFKVVSLWDSFHGASLDAISVGGEACFREGMGPLMSGVERIPPAVSYRGAFPLNDSFSLRDSFPLSGNSTGGESEAACDVHYADYLEYVIEKEGGIGAFIAEAVRNTDVQVPSKAYWKRIREICDKHNVMLIIDDIPNGMGRSGEWFTHQAFDIEPDILCIGKGFGGGLVPIAAMITKDKYNTAAQVSLGHYTHEKSPIGCAAALATMEVIEQENLLEKVQADSAFVREQLLQMKEKHPVIGDIRGIGLLWGVELVTDHITKTRAFDEAEAVLYQCLNDGLSFKVSQGNVIQLSPPLIISRSELEVALSVFEKAIAKVCKDFEYL; this is encoded by the coding sequence TTTCGAAGTGAAGGTGATGTGAACACCACACCAGCACGCGAAAAATGGAACGAATCACTAAACGATGACGCGACTCAAGCGATGTTAAAACGTGATTCTGACGTATTTCTTCATCAAGCCATGTCAACGCCTTGTCTAGATACACTTGAAGCCGCAGAAGGCATCTACATACAAGATACGTCAGGCAAGAAGTACATGGACTTTCACGGCAATAATGTCCATCAACTAGGTTATGGTCACCCCCACATCATTAATAAAGTGACTCAGCAAATGGCGTCATTGCCATTTTCACCTCGTCGTTTTACCAATGAAACAGCCGTTCAGTGTGCTGAAAAGCTGACACAGATCTGCGGTGGTGATTTGAATCGCGTGTTGTTTGCTCCAGGTGGCACATCAGTGATCGGCATGGCGCTCAAACTGGCTCGACATATCACCAACAACTTTAAAGTAGTGTCACTGTGGGACTCATTCCATGGCGCGTCACTCGATGCAATTTCAGTAGGTGGCGAAGCGTGTTTCCGCGAAGGTATGGGCCCGTTAATGTCTGGCGTAGAACGTATTCCACCAGCGGTTTCCTATCGTGGTGCTTTCCCGCTTAATGACTCTTTCTCGCTTCGCGATAGTTTTCCGTTAAGTGGGAATAGCACAGGCGGTGAAAGTGAGGCTGCATGTGATGTTCACTACGCCGATTACCTTGAGTATGTGATTGAAAAAGAAGGTGGCATTGGTGCCTTCATTGCGGAAGCAGTGCGTAACACAGACGTTCAAGTGCCAAGTAAGGCTTATTGGAAACGCATCCGTGAGATCTGTGACAAACACAACGTCATGTTGATCATCGATGACATCCCAAATGGCATGGGTCGTAGCGGCGAATGGTTTACTCACCAAGCGTTTGATATCGAACCTGACATCCTTTGTATCGGTAAAGGTTTTGGCGGCGGTTTAGTACCAATCGCAGCCATGATCACTAAAGACAAATACAACACGGCAGCGCAAGTATCTCTTGGTCACTACACCCACGAGAAAAGCCCAATTGGCTGCGCGGCAGCACTCGCGACCATGGAAGTGATTGAGCAAGAAAACCTACTTGAAAAAGTACAAGCAGACAGCGCATTCGTACGTGAACAGCTACTTCAAATGAAAGAGAAGCACCCAGTCATTGGTGACATTCGCGGCATCGGCCTGCTCTGGGGGGTGGAATTGGTCACTGACCACATCACCAAAACCCGAGCTTTCGATGAAGCAGAAGCGGTGCTTTACCAGTGTCTGAACGATGGTCTGAGCTTTAAGGTGTCACAAGGTAACGTGATCCAGTTGAGTCCACCATTGATCATCAGCCGCAGCGAACTAGAAGTCGCTCTGTCTGTATTCGAAAAAGCGATAGCAAAAGTCTGCAAAGACTTTGAATACCTTTAA
- a CDS encoding OmpA family protein, with product MKKLSKIMCAVIAASGFAAAPSIAATTYVGAKVGMGWLDSACVSGEKCEDDSVAGGIYGGYNFTDNIALELNADYLGDYDTSFYNNRTIQRYSDSIIAISLSPMYRLAIKQEFDVFFKAGPAYIMHDDEDDVVLALGIGAEKQFSDDWALRVEYQYFDDFDDKIIQNLNSNLVTVGLSYNFGTGNTTASAAAAASEAAVTQAPSEPITEPETVVIEEEAAVVVTKAQTESFSQGTFATNSTELSEEGKTAVQPIVEVLQAHPQSTVNIVGHTDSTGAAEYNMMISKKRAAAVAAYIEEQGIEAERITASGEGEENPIASNATAEGRAQNRRVDATIPSFEYQEEAQIEEVIVETTE from the coding sequence ATGAAAAAACTTTCAAAAATCATGTGTGCTGTGATTGCAGCTTCAGGTTTCGCTGCTGCTCCATCCATTGCCGCAACGACATACGTAGGCGCAAAAGTTGGCATGGGTTGGCTAGATAGCGCTTGTGTAAGCGGTGAAAAGTGTGAAGATGATTCTGTTGCGGGTGGTATTTACGGTGGTTACAACTTTACCGATAACATTGCTCTCGAATTAAACGCAGACTATTTAGGTGACTATGACACCAGCTTTTATAATAACAGAACAATTCAGCGTTACAGTGACTCTATTATCGCAATATCGTTAAGCCCAATGTACCGATTGGCGATCAAACAAGAGTTTGATGTTTTCTTCAAAGCTGGTCCTGCTTATATCATGCATGACGATGAAGACGATGTTGTACTAGCTCTAGGTATCGGCGCTGAGAAACAGTTTTCAGACGATTGGGCGCTGAGAGTTGAATACCAATACTTCGATGATTTTGATGATAAGATCATTCAAAACCTTAACTCTAACCTTGTGACTGTTGGCCTTAGCTACAACTTCGGTACAGGTAACACAACCGCATCAGCAGCGGCTGCAGCTTCTGAGGCGGCAGTGACTCAAGCACCTTCTGAGCCAATCACCGAGCCAGAAACTGTGGTTATTGAAGAAGAAGCAGCGGTAGTTGTTACTAAAGCGCAAACCGAGAGCTTCTCTCAAGGTACATTTGCGACTAACAGCACAGAGCTTTCAGAAGAAGGTAAAACAGCTGTACAGCCAATTGTTGAAGTCTTACAAGCGCACCCTCAATCGACCGTTAACATTGTTGGCCACACTGACTCAACTGGTGCGGCAGAATACAACATGATGATTTCTAAGAAACGTGCTGCCGCTGTAGCTGCATACATCGAAGAGCAAGGAATTGAAGCTGAGCGTATTACGGCTTCTGGTGAAGGGGAAGAAAACCCAATCGCATCAAACGCTACCGCTGAAGGCCGTGCGCAAAACCGTCGTGTTGACGCAACGATCCCAAGCTTTGAATACCAAGAAGAAGCTCAAATTGAAGAAGTTATTGTAGAAACGACTGAATAA
- the phnX gene encoding phosphonoacetaldehyde hydrolase translates to MNTTSPIQAVIFDWAGTIVDFGSFAPTSIFVEAFRQGFNFDIDLAEAREPMGIGKWDHIQAVGRIPAVDARWKAQFGRSMTSEDVDAIYAAFMPLQKAKVADHAAPILNAIEVVNNLKEKNVKIGSCSGYPREVMDVLIPAAADYGYRPDNVVATDDLPQGGRPAPFMALKNVIDLGVTNVAACVKVDDAAPGIDEGHNAGMWTVGLVLSGNEAGFTYQEYLDADEATLADAREKASVKLNKSNPHYLIDTIADLPGIIADIEKRLLAGERP, encoded by the coding sequence ATGAACACAACATCACCTATCCAAGCGGTTATCTTTGACTGGGCTGGCACTATCGTTGATTTTGGATCATTTGCTCCAACCAGTATTTTCGTTGAAGCATTCAGACAAGGTTTCAACTTTGATATCGACTTAGCAGAAGCGCGTGAACCTATGGGGATCGGCAAATGGGACCACATCCAAGCAGTTGGTCGAATTCCTGCTGTTGACGCTCGTTGGAAGGCTCAGTTCGGACGCTCGATGACAAGTGAAGACGTTGATGCGATCTACGCGGCATTCATGCCTCTTCAGAAAGCAAAAGTAGCAGACCACGCAGCACCAATTTTAAACGCAATTGAAGTTGTAAATAACCTAAAAGAAAAGAATGTAAAAATTGGCTCTTGTTCTGGTTACCCACGTGAAGTGATGGATGTGCTAATCCCTGCTGCGGCAGATTACGGTTACCGACCAGACAACGTAGTTGCAACGGATGACTTACCTCAAGGTGGCCGCCCAGCTCCATTTATGGCTCTTAAAAACGTGATAGATCTAGGTGTAACAAACGTCGCTGCATGTGTGAAAGTAGATGACGCTGCGCCGGGTATCGATGAAGGCCACAACGCAGGCATGTGGACAGTAGGCCTTGTACTATCAGGCAACGAAGCTGGCTTCACCTACCAAGAATACTTAGACGCAGATGAAGCAACACTCGCCGATGCACGTGAAAAAGCCAGCGTGAAGCTAAACAAATCAAACCCACACTACCTGATCGATACTATTGCAGATCTGCCAGGTATCATTGCTGATATCGAGAAGCGCTTACTAGCAGGTGAGCGTCCATAA